The following is a genomic window from Homalodisca vitripennis isolate AUS2020 chromosome 5, UT_GWSS_2.1, whole genome shotgun sequence.
TCAGGTGCATTGCATCCTTTGTATCAAAGGACGAACCGAAGCATGTGAAGTGTCCATGTAACTTATTCAGCgtcaatttataaaacataaagctTAATAAATACTAGATATGGGATATGATTACACAACTTTTAAGTGATTCTGGGGTATCCAACTTAGCTTCTACTCACAACCTTTCCCAAATCAATAAAATCTGCAATCGCAGAGGCGTCTACCTGGACCTCATATTTTCCTTTACCCCTACGACTGCAGTTATCCGCGCTGACGACCTTCTTGTTGCCGAAGACACTCATCATTCCACGCTCTCCTGCTCAATCCTGCTGCAGAAATCCTCAGCCTCGAGTAACGTCAGGATTGTACCAGACTTTAGAAAATGCAACTTGGACGCTATACTTCGTTCCCTGCAGAGTGTTAACTATCCTTCTCCTTCTTCTATACCTGATGTCGAATCGGCCTTCTCAGAATTCTGCGACCACCTTGGCTCTATCATAACTCAAAATACACCCATAAAAAAGCTTCAAACCTCAGCCTTTCCTGCCCGATATAACGCGAAAATAAAATGGCTTGTCTTAAGGAAGAAGACCGCCCATCGACTTCTTAAAACCTCAGGGAATCTTCATCATCGGGAACGCTTTCGCAATCTGAGAAGCCACTGCAAGTCTTTGGCCACCAAGTGTCATCGAGACTATCTAAAAAGAATTGAAGACAGTATTCCTCGTATCATAAAATCCTTTTGGTCTCACGCCAACGGACTTAAGAGTAGCCCCTTCTCTGCTGCTAAACTGTTATTTGATGGAAGAGAGGCTGAGAGTGCTGCTGGAAAGTGTGAATTGTTCTCAAACTATTTTTCCTCTGTTTTCACGAAGAACCAAGTTCCCTCACCAGTCTTCGACTTTGGCTGGAACTTCTCCATCACAAAATGTGTCGTCACTGCCTCGGACGTTCAACTCAAACTTGCTTCGCTTGAACCTAATAAGGGAGCTGGTCCTAATGCTATTCCTCCATGCGTTCTGAAATACTGTGTCCCTGTTTTGGCTCCTCATCTGGCTATCTGGTTTTCCTCCCTGCTCTCACTTGGAATCTTCCCATCGGCCCTCAAGCGTGGCTTTGTCGTTCCTATTTTCAAATCTGGCGATCGCTCAAACGTCAAAAACTATCGGCCCATTGTCATTCTCTCTGCTGTTGCCAAGGTGTACGAAAGCATTGTCCTGGACTACCTCTATTTTCATTTCCGGAAATGTATCTCTTCCTCTCAACATGGCTTCCTGCGCTCACGTTCAACAGTAACTAACCTGATGGAATTTCAGGAATACGTCATGGCTGCTTTTGGCAATGCTCACCAAGTTGACTGCGTCTACCTTGATCTCTCCAAGGTTTTCGACAAGGTCAATCACAACATGCTTGTAGCCAAGCTTGCCGGATATGGTGTGGGGGCCCCCTGCTTGAGTGGTTAAACAGCTACTTGACCGACAGAACCCTTGTAGTCAAATATGACGGGTGCCTTTCTGCGCCATACACTGTCCTATCTGGAGTCCCGCAAGGGTCCCACCTTGGTCCTTGCTATTTAATCTGTTCATGAATGACATTGGCAACGTCATCATTACCAAATATCTCATGTTTGCCGATGATATCAAGGTGTTTGGCTCGGTGTCGTTGGCTCCTGATTTTGAGCGCCTCCAACTTTCCCTGACTAACATCGATGCCTGGTGCAAGGAGAACTTCATGGAGCTGAACGTCTTGAAATGCGTGGTCATCTCCTACAAACGTGGTGCAGCTCCAGTCTGACACGATTATGTCCTCAATGGGTCTACATTGAAGAGAGTGGACAAAGTACGTGATCTTGGAGTGACAATGACCCCTTCGCTCAATCCTCAAGAGCATATTGCCCATATTACAGCCAAAGCAAGGTCTCTACTCGGGCTCATATTCAGATCGACTAGGAACTTCAACTCGCCTTTCACCTTGATCACGCTCTACAAGTCCCTGGTACGCCCGCTGCTGGAGTATGGGTCTATCGTCTGGTCTCCCTTCAACCAATTGGAGAACATTCAAAGCCGCTTCATACGGATGCTTGGACCGAGACTTGGGTATACCTACCGCACCACCCCGGTTGACGATGTGGAGAAGTCCTTCGCTCTTCTATC
Proteins encoded in this region:
- the LOC124363582 gene encoding uncharacterized protein LOC124363582 gives rise to the protein MITQLLSDSGVSNLASTHNLSQINKICNRRGVYLDLIFSFTPTTAVIRADDLLVAEDTHHSTLSCSILLQKSSASSNVRIVPDFRKCNLDAILRSLQSVNYPSPSSIPDVESAFSEFCDHLGSIITQNTPIKKLQTSAFPARYNAKIKWLVLRKKTAHRLLKTSGNLHHRERFRNLRSHCKSLATKCHRDYLKRIEDSIPRIIKSFWSHANGLKSSPFSAAKLLFDGREAESAAGKCELFSNYFSSVFTKNQVPSPVFDFGWNFSITKCVVTASDVQLKLASLEPNKGAGPNAIPPCVLKYCVPVLAPHLAIWFSSLLSLGIFPSALKRGFVVPIFKSGDRSNVKNYRPIVILSAVAKVYESIVLDYLYFHFRKCISSSQHGFLRSRSTVTNLMEFQEYVMAAFGNAHQVDCVYLDLSKVFDKVNHNMLVAKLAGYGVGAPCLSG